One genomic region from Salvia hispanica cultivar TCC Black 2014 chromosome 2, UniMelb_Shisp_WGS_1.0, whole genome shotgun sequence encodes:
- the LOC125206453 gene encoding acyl-protein thioesterase 1-like, with translation MATAVLAPTGEHKATIVWLHCCGETGGSWPSILEQLNLPNIKWICPTAPRRPVTAYGGRSFRSWFDVDCLSTEDTPRDDLDGLDASAAVVANLLSSEPPGIKLGVGGLGMGAAVALYSAICLARRRYNNAAAYPNIRLTAVLALNGWLPQASTMSSIIPSSRNPAAHLPIFLAHGLSDEIVYPSHSHTACHVLTSSGFQNIAFDTYGWVGHFLGADEREDIRNWLNAVMQF, from the exons ATGGCAACAGCAGTGCTTGCCCCTACAGGAGAGCACAAGGCCACGATAGTTTGGCTTCACTGTTGCGGCGAAACTGGTGGAAG CTGGCCATCAATTTTGGAACAACTCAATCTTCCTAAT ataaaatggATATGCCCAACTGCTCCACGTCGGCCCGTTACTGCGTATGGTGGACGTTCATTCAGATCAT GGTTTGATGTGGACTGTCTTTCTACTGAAGATACTCCACGCGACGACTTGGATGGCTTAGATGCCTCAGCAGCAGTCGTAGCTAACTTGCTCTCATCCGAGCCTCCTGGCA TAAAACTTGGTGTTGGGGGCTTAGGCATGGGAGCTGCAGTAGCTCTCTACTCCGCTATTTGCTTAGCTCGCAGGCGATATAATAATGCCGCTGCTTACCCTAATATACGTTTGACAGCCGTTCTCGCCCTCAATGGCTGGCTTCCCCAAGCTAG CACCATGAGCAGCATCATTCCCTCATCGCGCAATCCAGCTGCCCATCTCCCGATCTTCCTAGCTCACGGACTTA GTGATGAAATAGTTTATCCGAGCCATAGCCACACAGCCTGTCACGTTCTTACCTCGTCCGGTTTTCAAAACATAGCGTTCGACACATATGGATG GGTCGGACACTTTCTTGGGGCTGATGAGAGGGAAGATATCAGAAACTGGCTAAATGCAGTTATGCAGTTCTAA
- the LOC125203166 gene encoding uncharacterized protein LOC125203166 isoform X2, whose product MPKDRRVSSSSFDHSMVSPYSCSPKISDSKNSNSSLPLVGDEKEWDEVQCPICMEQPHNAVLLLCSSHEKGCRPFICDTSYRHSNCFDQFRKSTSGKANLHALSEELQSDLVCPLCRGAVTETCSFSGNYAELRKHARLEHPCGRPSEASPNRQANWTTLQQQGDFMDAHAYQSDIEYDSNTWPGWDTLFPLDELLEDELWSTGSLFDLPSGISDVEDDLSTLNGLAVPYFSPFVVYPGDDMVDSDSSRNGVLDITDYGSSRSGGDGPQWATVSGPSLNLHLGNAAPSSGSGPTNHSGDDANVSSSRPSYQMQEGLSNSRSRSSHSRADDPASSRASNSNASRSGSRYHREIDRGSSSRRSSYGRESEQRYSRSREVPPRVRSGTRSFPDA is encoded by the exons ATGCCAAAAGATAGGAGGGTGAGTTCCTCGTCTTTTGACCATTCTATGGTCTCCCCTTATTCTTGCAGCCCGAAGATTTCAGATAGCAAGAATAGCAACAGCTCTTTGCCTCTTGTCGGGGATGAAAAGGAATGGGATGAAGTTCAATGCCCAATTTGTATGGAGCAGCCCCACAATGCTGTCTTGTTACTCTGTTCTTCCCATGAGAAAGGTTGTCGTCCTTTTATCTGTGACACGAGCTACCGACACTCCAATTGTTTCGATCAGTTCAGGAAGTCAACATCTGGGAAAGCAAATTTACATGCTTTATCGGAGGAACTTCAATCTGATCTCGTATGCCCCCTCTGTCGAGGGGCAGTCACAG AAACTTGTAGCTTCAGTGGAAACTATGCAGAGCTGAGGAAGCATGCTAGGCTCGAGCACCCATGTGGACGCCCATCAGAGGCCAGTCCCAATCGGCAGGCGAACTGGACCACGCTGCAGCAACAAGGGGACTTCATGGATGCACATGCATACCAGTCGGATATCGAATACGACTCAAACACATGGCCTGGCTGGGATACATTGTTTCCCTTGGATGAGTTGCTGGAAGACGAACTCTGGAGTACAGGAAGCTTGTTTGACCTCCCGAGTGGTATATCCGATGTTGAGGACGATCTATCAACGTTAAACGGTCTCGCAGTGCCATATTTTAGCCCCTTCGTTGTTTACCCGGGTGATGACATGGTGGATTCTGACAGCTCAAGAAACGGAGTTCTTGACATTACCGATTATGGCAGCTCGAGAAGCGGAGGAGATGGGCCACAGTGGGCCACTGTATCTGGTCCAAGCTTGAATCTTCATTTGGGAAACGCTGCGCCAAGTTCAGGGTCCGGACCAACTAATCATAGTGGAGATGATGCAAATGTTTCAAGCTCAAGACCAAGCTATCAAATGCAAGAAGGTCTGTCGAATTCACGGTCAAGATCGAGTCATAGCAGGGCAGATGATCCTGCGAGTTCAAGGGCAAGCAATTCAAACGCTTCAAGATCGGGATCAAGGTATCACAGAGAAATCGATCGTGGAAGTTCAAGTCGGAGATCAAGCTATGGTAGGGAAAGCGAACAGCGTTATTCTAGGTCGAGGGAAGTTCCACCTCGAGTAAGGTCTGGTACAAGGAGTTTTCCAGACGCCTAG
- the LOC125207451 gene encoding acyl-protein thioesterase 1 homolog 1-like codes for MSFSNSSTGSGRRTFEFGGTYVVKPRGKHQATIVWLHGLGDNGSSWSQLLESLPLPNIKWICPTAPTRPVTLLGGFPCTAWFDMGELSEESSDDLEGLDASAAHVANLLSTEPAGIKLGVGGFSMGAATALYSATCFARGTYENGRAYPITLRAVLGLSGWLPGARSMASKIDRSGEAARRAASLPIFLSHGLCDEVVPHKHGDISYQSLRMSGFRNLSYKTYEGIGHYTVPREMEDVSNWLNMAMRF; via the exons ATGAGCTTCTCAAATTCATCAACAGGCTCTG GTAGAAGAACATTTGAATTTGGAGGTACATATGTGGTTAAGCCAAGAGGAAAACACCAGGCCACGATAGTTTGGCTCCATGGTCTCGGTGACAACGGGTCCAg CTGGTCACAACTCTTGGAAAGCCTCCCTCTTCCTAAT ATAAAATGGATATGCCCCACTGCTCCAACTCGCCCCGTTACTTTACTAGGTGGATTTCCTTGCACAGCAT GGTTCGATATGGGAGAGCTGTCTGAAGAAAGTTCGGATGACTTGGAAGGCTTAGATGCCTCAGCAGCACACGTAGCTAACTTGCTCTCAACTGAGCCTGCTGGCA TCAAGCTTGGTGTTGGAGGCTTTAGCATGGGAGCTGCAACAGCTCTCTACTCTGCAACTTGCTTTGCTCGTGGCACATATGAGAACGGCCGCGCTTACCCTATCACTTTGAGGGCCGTTCTCGGCCTCAGTGGTTGGCTTCCCGGAGCTAG GAGCATGGCTAGCAAGATTGATAGATCGGGCGAGGCAGCTAGGCGAGCTGCCTCTCTCCCGATCTTCCTATCTCACGGACTTT GTGATGAAGTTGTTCCTCACAAACATGGCGACATATCATACCAATCTCTTCGCATGTCCGGTTTTCGAAATCTATCTTACAAGACATATGAAGG GATTGGACACTATACTGTGCCTAGAGAGATGGAAGATGTTAGCAACTGGCTAAATATGGCCATGAGGTTTTAG
- the LOC125203166 gene encoding uncharacterized protein LOC125203166 isoform X1: MPKDRRVSSSSFDHSMVSPYSCSPKISDSKNSNSSLPLVGDEKEWDEVQCPICMEQPHNAVLLLCSSHEKGCRPFICDTSYRHSNCFDQFRKSTSGKANLHALSEELQSDLVCPLCRGAVTGWDVVYLARKFLNSKTRNCSLETCSFSGNYAELRKHARLEHPCGRPSEASPNRQANWTTLQQQGDFMDAHAYQSDIEYDSNTWPGWDTLFPLDELLEDELWSTGSLFDLPSGISDVEDDLSTLNGLAVPYFSPFVVYPGDDMVDSDSSRNGVLDITDYGSSRSGGDGPQWATVSGPSLNLHLGNAAPSSGSGPTNHSGDDANVSSSRPSYQMQEGLSNSRSRSSHSRADDPASSRASNSNASRSGSRYHREIDRGSSSRRSSYGRESEQRYSRSREVPPRVRSGTRSFPDA, encoded by the coding sequence ATGCCAAAAGATAGGAGGGTGAGTTCCTCGTCTTTTGACCATTCTATGGTCTCCCCTTATTCTTGCAGCCCGAAGATTTCAGATAGCAAGAATAGCAACAGCTCTTTGCCTCTTGTCGGGGATGAAAAGGAATGGGATGAAGTTCAATGCCCAATTTGTATGGAGCAGCCCCACAATGCTGTCTTGTTACTCTGTTCTTCCCATGAGAAAGGTTGTCGTCCTTTTATCTGTGACACGAGCTACCGACACTCCAATTGTTTCGATCAGTTCAGGAAGTCAACATCTGGGAAAGCAAATTTACATGCTTTATCGGAGGAACTTCAATCTGATCTCGTATGCCCCCTCTGTCGAGGGGCAGTCACAGGTTGGGATGTTGTATACCTTGCGAGAAAATTCTTGAACTCTAAGACGAGAAATTGTTCTTTAGAAACTTGTAGCTTCAGTGGAAACTATGCAGAGCTGAGGAAGCATGCTAGGCTCGAGCACCCATGTGGACGCCCATCAGAGGCCAGTCCCAATCGGCAGGCGAACTGGACCACGCTGCAGCAACAAGGGGACTTCATGGATGCACATGCATACCAGTCGGATATCGAATACGACTCAAACACATGGCCTGGCTGGGATACATTGTTTCCCTTGGATGAGTTGCTGGAAGACGAACTCTGGAGTACAGGAAGCTTGTTTGACCTCCCGAGTGGTATATCCGATGTTGAGGACGATCTATCAACGTTAAACGGTCTCGCAGTGCCATATTTTAGCCCCTTCGTTGTTTACCCGGGTGATGACATGGTGGATTCTGACAGCTCAAGAAACGGAGTTCTTGACATTACCGATTATGGCAGCTCGAGAAGCGGAGGAGATGGGCCACAGTGGGCCACTGTATCTGGTCCAAGCTTGAATCTTCATTTGGGAAACGCTGCGCCAAGTTCAGGGTCCGGACCAACTAATCATAGTGGAGATGATGCAAATGTTTCAAGCTCAAGACCAAGCTATCAAATGCAAGAAGGTCTGTCGAATTCACGGTCAAGATCGAGTCATAGCAGGGCAGATGATCCTGCGAGTTCAAGGGCAAGCAATTCAAACGCTTCAAGATCGGGATCAAGGTATCACAGAGAAATCGATCGTGGAAGTTCAAGTCGGAGATCAAGCTATGGTAGGGAAAGCGAACAGCGTTATTCTAGGTCGAGGGAAGTTCCACCTCGAGTAAGGTCTGGTACAAGGAGTTTTCCAGACGCCTAG
- the LOC125208435 gene encoding uncharacterized protein LOC125208435 isoform X1, translating to MGLKFLISSLSLNSASFPILKSEKSLSPLSAIHHRPLPTTVKFIGGEPDKLSSTSAYLLPLSLSQRGLPSLPRTSDLLQKSRLRAHSAPVPGKVGPCHRQLPLAASTTPTSSSHLFAVDSTATGVAWIRAFSGRKIKTGGVMCWRGCGQGSGEDGGGISGILEAETSSKNGNVTALIWGALPQPRSDRQKDRVETNPEQLTAASVHAERMTMETGTTTRVIGWYHSHPHITVLPSHVDVRTQAMYQLLDSGFIGLIFSCFSEDAQKVGRIQVIAFQSMDGKQGHMMKPLSLTPVQKSSVIDLDSSMSSSDNAIALFGSSKGETMEQDTGDSEAASRASMGSGKSPRLGGFFANANAKTGNTSHGNSLNDAIHDFDPMDMSEGMQEAMHLSNLEMSGAEYNRKEIPLHVLPTSSLLSLDSPLSSFTNLQRVLYEEEKTAYNQAMAQNTRDGKIHPLSFIHHTSTYKSSMCKMIEYCLSPAMTVLQDRLRENEIQLNLLTEEANQLESEVARGSPSNSSPRSPSQGHRSSSSGHRDLYPTDFSHLKNVSGSRSRRGSQS from the exons ATGGGATTGAAATTTCTAATctcttccctctctctcaaCTCAGCCTCGTTCCCCATTCTCAAATCAGAGAAGTCTCTGTCTCCTCTCTCGGCTATTCATCACCGTCCACTGCCTACCACCGTCAAATTCATCGGCGGTGAGCCCGACAAGCTCAGCTCCACCTCCGCCTatcttcttcctctctctctctctcagcGCGGTCTGCCATCTCTACCTCGCACATCCGATCTGCTACAAAAGTCGCGGCTTCGAGCCCACTCAGCGCCAGTGCCCGGAAAGGTCGGGCCTTGCCATCGTCAGCTGCCGCTCGCTGCCAGCACCACTCCAACCTCTTCCTCGCACCTGTTCGCTGTCGACTCCACCGCCACCGGCGTGGCCTGGATCCGAGCCTTCTCAGGGAGGAAGATCAAAACAGGCGGCGTGATGTGCTGGAGAGGATGCGGTCAAGGGAGTGGGGAAGACGGAGGTGGAATCAGCGGAATTTTGGAGGCAGAGACG aGTTCTAAGAATGGTAATGTTACTGCATTGATTTGGGGAGCACTTCCACAACCACGTTCTGATCGACAGAAGGATAGAGTAGAGACTAACCCAGAGCAGCTGACTGCTGCATCAGTTCATGCTGAG AGAATGACAATGGAAACAGGAACTACGACTAGAGTGATTGGCTGGTATCATTCACACCCTCATATCACAGTTCTACCATCTCATGTTG ATGTGCGAACTCAAGCAATGTATCAGCTATTGGATTCTGGGTTTATTGGTTTGATATTTTCCTGTTTCAGTGAAGATGCTCAAAAG GTCGGAAGGATTCAAGTCATTGCATTTCAGTCTATGGATGGGAAGCAGGGTCACATGATGAAACCTCTTTCTCTCACTCCTGTCCAAAAAAGTTCTGTTATAGATTTAGATTCTTCCATGAGTTCTTCAGACAATGCAATTGCTTTGTTTGGTTCTTCCAAAGGAGAAACCATGGAACAAGACACTGGAGATTCGGAGGCAGCCAGTAGGGCTTCTATG GGCTCGGGGAAATCACCACGTTTGGGAGGTTTTTTTGCTAATGCTAATGCTAAAACAGGAAACACTAGTCATGGTAACAGTTTGAATGATGCaattcatgattttgatcCCATGGATATGTCTGAGGGTATGCAAGAAGCGATGCATTTGTCAAATTTGGAGATGAG TGGCGCAGAATATAACAGAAAGGAAATTCCTCTTCATGTTCTCCCTACATCATCCCTTCTGAGTCTCGATTCTCCTTTGTCATCATTTACAAATCTCCAACGGGTGCTGTATGAAGAGGAGAAGACTGCGTACAATCAAGCAATGGCACAAAACACTAG GGATGGAAAAATTCACCCCCTCTCTTTCATTCATCACACCTCCACGTACAAGTCTTCCATGTGTAAAATGATCGAATACTG CTTGAGTCCTGCCATGACTGTTCTTCAAGATCGCttgagagaaaatgaaattcag TTAAATCTGCTTACGGAAGAAGCCAACCAACTGGAATCAGAGGTTGCAAGAGGGAGTCCCTCAAATTCATCCCCCCGCTCTCCATCTCAAGGCCACAGGAGTAGTTCCTCTGGTCACAGGGACCTGTATCCGACGGACTTTAGCCACCTAAAAAATGTCAGTGGTAGCCGGAGCCGAAGAGGGTCCCAGTCGTGA
- the LOC125208435 gene encoding uncharacterized protein LOC125208435 isoform X3 encodes MGLKFLISSLSLNSASFPILKSEKSLSPLSAIHHRPLPTTVKFIGGEPDKLSSTSAYLLPLSLSQRGLPSLPRTSDLLQKSRLRAHSAPVPGKVGPCHRQLPLAASTTPTSSSHLFAVDSTATGVAWIRAFSGRKIKTGGVMCWRGCGQGSGEDGGGISGILEAETSSKNGNVTALIWGALPQPRSDRQKDRVETNPEQLTAASVHAERMTMETGTTTRVIGWYHSHPHITVLPSHVDVRTQAMYQLLDSGFIGLIFSCFSEDAQKVGRIQVIAFQSMDGKQGHMMKPLSLTPVQKSSVIDLDSSMSSSDNAIALFGSSKGETMEQDTGDSEAASRASMGSGKSPRLGGFFANANAKTGNTSHGNSLNDAIHDFDPMDMSEGMQEAMHLSNLEMR; translated from the exons ATGGGATTGAAATTTCTAATctcttccctctctctcaaCTCAGCCTCGTTCCCCATTCTCAAATCAGAGAAGTCTCTGTCTCCTCTCTCGGCTATTCATCACCGTCCACTGCCTACCACCGTCAAATTCATCGGCGGTGAGCCCGACAAGCTCAGCTCCACCTCCGCCTatcttcttcctctctctctctctcagcGCGGTCTGCCATCTCTACCTCGCACATCCGATCTGCTACAAAAGTCGCGGCTTCGAGCCCACTCAGCGCCAGTGCCCGGAAAGGTCGGGCCTTGCCATCGTCAGCTGCCGCTCGCTGCCAGCACCACTCCAACCTCTTCCTCGCACCTGTTCGCTGTCGACTCCACCGCCACCGGCGTGGCCTGGATCCGAGCCTTCTCAGGGAGGAAGATCAAAACAGGCGGCGTGATGTGCTGGAGAGGATGCGGTCAAGGGAGTGGGGAAGACGGAGGTGGAATCAGCGGAATTTTGGAGGCAGAGACG aGTTCTAAGAATGGTAATGTTACTGCATTGATTTGGGGAGCACTTCCACAACCACGTTCTGATCGACAGAAGGATAGAGTAGAGACTAACCCAGAGCAGCTGACTGCTGCATCAGTTCATGCTGAG AGAATGACAATGGAAACAGGAACTACGACTAGAGTGATTGGCTGGTATCATTCACACCCTCATATCACAGTTCTACCATCTCATGTTG ATGTGCGAACTCAAGCAATGTATCAGCTATTGGATTCTGGGTTTATTGGTTTGATATTTTCCTGTTTCAGTGAAGATGCTCAAAAG GTCGGAAGGATTCAAGTCATTGCATTTCAGTCTATGGATGGGAAGCAGGGTCACATGATGAAACCTCTTTCTCTCACTCCTGTCCAAAAAAGTTCTGTTATAGATTTAGATTCTTCCATGAGTTCTTCAGACAATGCAATTGCTTTGTTTGGTTCTTCCAAAGGAGAAACCATGGAACAAGACACTGGAGATTCGGAGGCAGCCAGTAGGGCTTCTATG GGCTCGGGGAAATCACCACGTTTGGGAGGTTTTTTTGCTAATGCTAATGCTAAAACAGGAAACACTAGTCATGGTAACAGTTTGAATGATGCaattcatgattttgatcCCATGGATATGTCTGAGGGTATGCAAGAAGCGATGCATTTGTCAAATTTGGAGATGAGGTAA
- the LOC125208436 gene encoding uncharacterized protein LOC125208436 — MAGQAPHDSFSGQAQMRRPSLQDQGENQNFLQESGTQAKNMAQGAADVGKGAVLGAASLARGVAAGAANAATGAADAIRNTFSAAPESHHYSNAASDASTHPSANQSTYSNRPGYPHNPN; from the exons ATGGCTGGTCAAGCTCCCCACGACTCATTTTCAGGCCAAGCTCAG ATGAGAAGACCTAGCCTGCAAGATCAAGGTGAGAACCAGAATTTCCTTCAAGAG agtggAACACAAGCCAAGAACATGGCGCAAGGCGCGGCTGATGTGGGAAAAGGAGCCGTGCTCGGGGCAGCCAGCCTTGCCCGTGGCGTGGCCGCGGGTGCTGCCAATGCGGCAACGGGGGCAGCTGATGCTATCAGAAACACCTTCTCGGCCGCCCCTGAAAGCCATCACTACAGCAACGCTGCCTCGGATGCCTCAACTCATCCAAGTGCAAATCAATCGACTTACTCCAACAGGCCTGGCTATCCACACAACCCTAACTAA
- the LOC125203166 gene encoding uncharacterized protein LOC125203166 isoform X3: MEQPHNAVLLLCSSHEKGCRPFICDTSYRHSNCFDQFRKSTSGKANLHALSEELQSDLVCPLCRGAVTGWDVVYLARKFLNSKTRNCSLETCSFSGNYAELRKHARLEHPCGRPSEASPNRQANWTTLQQQGDFMDAHAYQSDIEYDSNTWPGWDTLFPLDELLEDELWSTGSLFDLPSGISDVEDDLSTLNGLAVPYFSPFVVYPGDDMVDSDSSRNGVLDITDYGSSRSGGDGPQWATVSGPSLNLHLGNAAPSSGSGPTNHSGDDANVSSSRPSYQMQEGLSNSRSRSSHSRADDPASSRASNSNASRSGSRYHREIDRGSSSRRSSYGRESEQRYSRSREVPPRVRSGTRSFPDA; the protein is encoded by the coding sequence ATGGAGCAGCCCCACAATGCTGTCTTGTTACTCTGTTCTTCCCATGAGAAAGGTTGTCGTCCTTTTATCTGTGACACGAGCTACCGACACTCCAATTGTTTCGATCAGTTCAGGAAGTCAACATCTGGGAAAGCAAATTTACATGCTTTATCGGAGGAACTTCAATCTGATCTCGTATGCCCCCTCTGTCGAGGGGCAGTCACAGGTTGGGATGTTGTATACCTTGCGAGAAAATTCTTGAACTCTAAGACGAGAAATTGTTCTTTAGAAACTTGTAGCTTCAGTGGAAACTATGCAGAGCTGAGGAAGCATGCTAGGCTCGAGCACCCATGTGGACGCCCATCAGAGGCCAGTCCCAATCGGCAGGCGAACTGGACCACGCTGCAGCAACAAGGGGACTTCATGGATGCACATGCATACCAGTCGGATATCGAATACGACTCAAACACATGGCCTGGCTGGGATACATTGTTTCCCTTGGATGAGTTGCTGGAAGACGAACTCTGGAGTACAGGAAGCTTGTTTGACCTCCCGAGTGGTATATCCGATGTTGAGGACGATCTATCAACGTTAAACGGTCTCGCAGTGCCATATTTTAGCCCCTTCGTTGTTTACCCGGGTGATGACATGGTGGATTCTGACAGCTCAAGAAACGGAGTTCTTGACATTACCGATTATGGCAGCTCGAGAAGCGGAGGAGATGGGCCACAGTGGGCCACTGTATCTGGTCCAAGCTTGAATCTTCATTTGGGAAACGCTGCGCCAAGTTCAGGGTCCGGACCAACTAATCATAGTGGAGATGATGCAAATGTTTCAAGCTCAAGACCAAGCTATCAAATGCAAGAAGGTCTGTCGAATTCACGGTCAAGATCGAGTCATAGCAGGGCAGATGATCCTGCGAGTTCAAGGGCAAGCAATTCAAACGCTTCAAGATCGGGATCAAGGTATCACAGAGAAATCGATCGTGGAAGTTCAAGTCGGAGATCAAGCTATGGTAGGGAAAGCGAACAGCGTTATTCTAGGTCGAGGGAAGTTCCACCTCGAGTAAGGTCTGGTACAAGGAGTTTTCCAGACGCCTAG
- the LOC125207163 gene encoding putative cytochrome c oxidase subunit 5b-like, with protein sequence MWRRLAIQLRSLEPGRFASRPVRCAAASSAAPRNFLRPSAASYRHFSASGNASALRVEDVVPIATGHEREELEAELQGKDILEINHPSGPFGTKEAPAVIKSYYGKRIVGCPGGEGEDEHDVVWFWLEKGKPHECPVCSQYFTLEVVGPGGPPDGHGDEDDHDHHH encoded by the exons ATGTGGAGAAGGCTCGCGATTCAGCTACGATCGCTCGAACCAGGCCGATTCGCATCCAGGCCTGTCCGATGCGCCGCCGCGTCTTCGGCCGCTCCAAGGAATTTCCTCCGACCATCCGCCGCCTCCTATCGACATTTCTCTGCATCTG GGAATGCTTCTGCATTGAGAGTGGAAGATGTTGTGCCCATCGCTACTGGTCACGAGCGAGAGGAGTTGGAAGCTGAGCTTCaa GGAAAGGACATTCTCGAAATCAACCACCCCTCGGGTCCCTTTGGAACGAAG GAAGCCCCTGCCGTGATTAAGTCTTATTACGGCAAAAGAATTGTGGGATGCCCTGGTGGCGAAGGCG AGGATGAGCATGATGTTGTTTGGTTTTGGCTAGAGAAGGGCAAGCCGCATGAATGCCCAGTATGCTCACAGTATTTTACG TTGGAAGTGGTGGGCCCGGGTGGACCTCCTGATGGACATGGAGACGAAGATGATCACGATCACCACCACTGA
- the LOC125208435 gene encoding lys-63-specific deubiquitinase BRCC36-like isoform X2, which yields MSLTSVKMSEDVWLTCLTHALSTETEEIMGLLLGDIQSSKNGNVTALIWGALPQPRSDRQKDRVETNPEQLTAASVHAERMTMETGTTTRVIGWYHSHPHITVLPSHVDVRTQAMYQLLDSGFIGLIFSCFSEDAQKVGRIQVIAFQSMDGKQGHMMKPLSLTPVQKSSVIDLDSSMSSSDNAIALFGSSKGETMEQDTGDSEAASRASMGSGKSPRLGGFFANANAKTGNTSHGNSLNDAIHDFDPMDMSEGMQEAMHLSNLEMSGAEYNRKEIPLHVLPTSSLLSLDSPLSSFTNLQRVLYEEEKTAYNQAMAQNTRDGKIHPLSFIHHTSTYKSSMCKMIEYCLSPAMTVLQDRLRENEIQLNLLTEEANQLESEVARGSPSNSSPRSPSQGHRSSSSGHRDLYPTDFSHLKNVSGSRSRRGSQS from the exons aGTTCTAAGAATGGTAATGTTACTGCATTGATTTGGGGAGCACTTCCACAACCACGTTCTGATCGACAGAAGGATAGAGTAGAGACTAACCCAGAGCAGCTGACTGCTGCATCAGTTCATGCTGAG AGAATGACAATGGAAACAGGAACTACGACTAGAGTGATTGGCTGGTATCATTCACACCCTCATATCACAGTTCTACCATCTCATGTTG ATGTGCGAACTCAAGCAATGTATCAGCTATTGGATTCTGGGTTTATTGGTTTGATATTTTCCTGTTTCAGTGAAGATGCTCAAAAG GTCGGAAGGATTCAAGTCATTGCATTTCAGTCTATGGATGGGAAGCAGGGTCACATGATGAAACCTCTTTCTCTCACTCCTGTCCAAAAAAGTTCTGTTATAGATTTAGATTCTTCCATGAGTTCTTCAGACAATGCAATTGCTTTGTTTGGTTCTTCCAAAGGAGAAACCATGGAACAAGACACTGGAGATTCGGAGGCAGCCAGTAGGGCTTCTATG GGCTCGGGGAAATCACCACGTTTGGGAGGTTTTTTTGCTAATGCTAATGCTAAAACAGGAAACACTAGTCATGGTAACAGTTTGAATGATGCaattcatgattttgatcCCATGGATATGTCTGAGGGTATGCAAGAAGCGATGCATTTGTCAAATTTGGAGATGAG TGGCGCAGAATATAACAGAAAGGAAATTCCTCTTCATGTTCTCCCTACATCATCCCTTCTGAGTCTCGATTCTCCTTTGTCATCATTTACAAATCTCCAACGGGTGCTGTATGAAGAGGAGAAGACTGCGTACAATCAAGCAATGGCACAAAACACTAG GGATGGAAAAATTCACCCCCTCTCTTTCATTCATCACACCTCCACGTACAAGTCTTCCATGTGTAAAATGATCGAATACTG CTTGAGTCCTGCCATGACTGTTCTTCAAGATCGCttgagagaaaatgaaattcag TTAAATCTGCTTACGGAAGAAGCCAACCAACTGGAATCAGAGGTTGCAAGAGGGAGTCCCTCAAATTCATCCCCCCGCTCTCCATCTCAAGGCCACAGGAGTAGTTCCTCTGGTCACAGGGACCTGTATCCGACGGACTTTAGCCACCTAAAAAATGTCAGTGGTAGCCGGAGCCGAAGAGGGTCCCAGTCGTGA